A region of Pseudorasbora parva isolate DD20220531a chromosome 14, ASM2467924v1, whole genome shotgun sequence DNA encodes the following proteins:
- the ahr2 gene encoding aryl hydrocarbon receptor 2 — protein MSGGIGIYAAKKRKKPVQKIPKPPPPDGVKSNPSKRHRDRLNSELDKLTNLLPFSEDVRARLDKLSVLRLSVGYLKVKSFFNATIKKTAGNGWLNDRSGTFGGNGQTATSVDGVSFSEGDLLLQALNGFVLVVTAEGYVFYSSPTIQDYLGFHQSDVVHQSVFELIHTDDRAMFRRQLHFALNPTLCDGSEGSEAMQSSSDITRDMVNYNPQHIPPENSSFLERSFCCRFRCLLDNSSGFLALNFQGRLKYLHGQNKLAEDGTLAHPQLALFVIATPLQPPSILEIRSKTLLFQTKHKLDFTPMGIDTRGKVVLGYTEIELCMRGSGYQFIHAADMMYCADNHIRMIKTGESGLTVFRLLSKGGSWIWVQANARLVYKGGRPDFIIARQRALTNEEGEEHLRQRKLQLPFNCATGEGVLYETGPTLDIVNDIKNQGKGQKMIKPPSLDPDSLLGSMLKQDHSVYNQNNDPNSQFTLDKAFRDSHALLNVPGNTWQPSAPNTVAEIKEEGVVNDMMETLQQIIGDNSLCESLQAFDVDKLELKEWENTLIRVQYNNDMDLNKIITNDILSYVEDALFKENGISLPEQLKDQGPFVEVPECLPEMELQSNLAANQAFNCQAGMLGGSPGQSGFIGINIQDQVDASSPGRGMAKLTHMGPQILPGDTFGQSFGLDQTTQNMPSNNNIMFNPSLTMQCSQQSNQARLGLQGAVQENGMMPCGQRNLQSGNQSHPNAMALPLQSPLLQGTSTLPIGFQNSLPQQPPISQNPQWVSGSNNMVDNLLNSCGRNVSGPQDAGLHSGPTTHLQGQFSLHTQNPANPALPVWQHSQSTPQQVPKSFSSGHQNMTGFVGQVKDFQRDPLGQLLSHTNAQGFGTAFLPQTTANGVYPQQTNNSCMFTNTPQPPVNGMQYGSPDPVSSMSSCQRSKTLITQSPTQTSCYYQRGPNESIVDTPVIPQVDTNISGMACQVPPGLTPDNILAQQYLSCNGQTQIANRPLEEKGTYLFPSLTNGTTYFSENNQSNCCDY, from the exons CCACAATCAAAAAGACAGCAGGAAATGGGTGGCTAAATGACCGGTCAGGGACATTTGGAGGAAACGGACAGACAGCCACCAGTGTGGATGGAGTCAGTTTCTCGGAGGGGGACCTGTTGTTGCAG GCCCTCAATGGCTTTGTGCTGGTCGTCACCGCCGAAGGATATGTGTTTTATTCATCTCCAACTATACAGGACTACCTGGGCTTCCATCAG TCGGATGTTGTCCACCAGAGTGTTTTTGAGCTCATCCATACAGACGATCGGGCAATGTTCCGCAGACAACTACACTTCGCCCTCAATCCCACCTTGTGCGATGGTAGCGAAGGATCCGAAG CAATGCAGAGCAGCAGTGACATCACCAGAGACATGGTAAACTACAACCCTCAACACATCCCTCCAGAAAACTCATCTTTCCTGGAACGAAGTTTCTGCTGCAGATTCCGGTGCCTCCTCGACAACTCATCAGGCTTCCTG GCCCTGAACTTCCAGGGGAGGCTTAAATATCTCCATGGGCAAAACAAGTTGGCGGAAGATGGGACTTTGGCCCACCCCCAGCTGGCTCTTTTTGTCATTGCCACACCCCTCCAGCCACCCTCAATCTTGGAAATCAGGAGCAAGACTCTTCTTTTCCAAACCAAACACAAGCTGGACTTCACACCCATGGGTATCGACACAAG AGGGAAGGTGGTTCTTGGCTACACTGAGATTGAGCTGTGTATGAGAGGCTCTGGTTATCAGTTCATTCACGCTGCTGACATGATGTACTGTGCTGACAACCACATCAGAA TGATCAAGACAGGAGAAAGTGGATTAACCGTCTTCAGACTTCTCTCAAAAGGGGGTTCATGGATCTGGGTGCAGGCCAATGCTAGGCTTGTTTATAAAGGAGGAAGACCTGACTTCATTATTGCTCGACAGAGAGCACTAAC GAATGAGGAGGGTGAGGAACACCTCCGTCAAAGGAAGTTGCAGCTACCCTTTAACTGCGCCACTGGTGAGGGTGTCTTGTATGAGACTGGCCCCACGCTGGATATTGTCAATGACATTAAAAATCAGGGCAAAGGCCAGAAGATGATCAAACCTCCATCTCTTGACCCAGATTCTCTTCTCGGCTCCATGCTGAAGCAGGATCATTCTGTCTACAACCAGAACAATGACCCCAATTCCCAGTTTACGCTTGACAAAGCTTTCAGGGATAGCCACGCCCTGCTCAATGTCCCTGGGAACACCTGGCAGCCGTCAGCCCCAAACACTGTAGCTGAGATAAAGGAAGAAGGTGTGGTAAATGACATGATGGAAACCTTGCAGCAGATTATCGGGGACAACTCTCTTTGTGAAAGCCTTCAGGCTTTTGATGTGGACAAATTGGAGCTGAAGGAGTGGGAGAACACTCTGATCAGGGTGCAATACAACAACGATATGGATCTTAACAAAATCATCACCAATGACATCCTGTCCTACGTTGAGGATGCACTTTTCAAGGAAAACGGCATTTCTTTGCCTGAACAGCTAAAGGACCAGGGCCCGTTTGTTGAGGTGCCAGAGTGTCTTCCAGAGATGGAGTTACAGAGTAATTTAGCTGCTAACCAGGCATTCAACTGCCAGGCAGGGATGCTTGGTGGATCCCCAGGTCAGAGTGGGTTCATCGGAATTAACATCCAGGACCAAGTGGATGCCAGTAGCCCTGGAAGAGGGATGGCCAAGCTCACCCATATGGGGCCACAGATTTTACCTGGCGACACTTTTGGCCAATCATTCGGACTAGATCAGACAACCCAAAATATGCCCAGCAATAATAACATTATGTTTAATCCTTCTCTTACCATGCAGTGTAGTCAGCAGTCAAACCAAGCCAGGCTTGGTCTGCAAGGTGCTGTGCAAGAGAACGGAATGATGCCATGTGGCCAGAGAAACCTACAGTCTGGAAACCAGTCCCATCCCAACGCAATGGCTCTCCCTCTTCAAAGCCCTCTATTGCAGGGCACTTCCACCCTGCCAATAGGCTTCCAGAATTCGCTTCCCCAACAACCGCCAATCAGTCAGAACCCTCAGTGGGTATCCGGCAGCAACAATATGGTGGACAACCTGCTGAACTCTTGCGGCCGTAACGTTTCAGGTCCACAAGATGCAGGACTGCACTCTGGCCCAACTACCCACTTACAAGGACAGTTTTCTCTTCACACTCAAAACCCTGCCAATCCGGCACTGCCTGTCTGGCAGCACTCCCAGTCTACCCCTCAGCAGGTCCCTAAATCATTTTCCAGCGGGCATCAGAATATGACGGGCTTCGTCGGCCAAGTGAAAGACTTCCAAAGAGACCCGCTTGGACAACTGTTGTCGCACACAAACGCACAAGGATTCGGGACTGCCTTCCTGCCCCAGACAACTGCAAATGGCGTGTATCCTCAGCAGACCAACAACAGCTGCATGTTCACAAACACTCCTCAACCCCCTGTGAATGGGATGCAGTACGGTTCTCCAGATCCAGTATCTTCAATGTCATCCTGCCAGAGGTCTAAAACCCTGATTACCCAGAGTCCTACCCAAACATCCTGTTACTACCAGAGAGGTCCTAACGAGTCAATCGTGGACACACCGGTCATCCCACAGGTGGACACCAACATCAGCGGCATGGCCTGTCAAGTCCCACCTGGATTAACTCCAGATAACATACTTGCTCAGCAGTATCTCTCCTGCAATGGCCAGACACAG ATCGCAAACCGTCCACTCGAGGAGAAAGGAACGTACCTCTTTCCTTCACTGACCAATGGAACCACCTATTTTTCGGAGAACAACCAAAGCAACTGCTGTGACTATTAG